A genome region from Hippopotamus amphibius kiboko isolate mHipAmp2 chromosome 1, mHipAmp2.hap2, whole genome shotgun sequence includes the following:
- the SH3BGRL3 gene encoding SH3 domain-binding glutamic acid-rich-like protein 3, producing MLTGQGGLKRAALCGTGSSVRPVPKEVGQGPGGARGGVAQAPPRPRACPHRPLVPRAVTRGLSRKETAPERGGLVSRPCSCCHRHPVCLSARRSTRSMSGLRVYSTSVTGSREIKSQQSEVTRILDGKRIQYQLVDISQDNALRDEMRALAGNPKATPPQIVNGDQYCGDYELFVEAVEQNTLQEFLKLA from the exons ATGCTCACGG GTCAGGGAGGGCTGAAAAGGGCGGCCCTGTGTGGGACCGGGTCCTCGGTGCGCCCAGTCCCcaaggaggtggggcaggggcccGGCGGTGCGCGGGGCGGGGTCgcgcaggccccgccccggccgcgcGCCTGTCCGCACCGCCCATTGGTCCCGAGAGCGGTGACTCGCGGGCTGAGCAGGAAGGAAACCGCTCCCGAGCGCGGAGGCCTGGTCTCCAGGCCGTGCAGCTGCTGCCACCGCCACCCCGTCTGCTTGTCGGCCCGTCGGTCCACCCGCAGCATGAGCGGCCTGCGCGTCTACAGCACGTCGGTCACCGGCTCCCGCGAA ATCAAGTCCCAACAGAGCGAGGTGACCCGCATCCTGGATGGGAAGCGCATCCAGTACCAGCTAGTGGACATCTCCCAGGACAACGCCCTGCGGGATGAGATGCGAGCCTTGGCGGGCAACCCCAAGGCCACCCCACCCCAGATCGTCAACGGGGACCAGTACTGTGGG gactATGAGCTCTTCGTGGAGGCTGTGGAACAAAACACACTGCAGGAGTTCCTGAAACTGGCCTGA